A genomic window from Alphaproteobacteria bacterium includes:
- a CDS encoding DUF6468 domain-containing protein, producing MMLLIDFIINISVAVLLLAVIVYCKKLSRNIRVLQDSKSDMAKLFAQFDESIEAAQKSVSELKDATKTSEESLQKKLDTANGIADDLAFMIERGNKTADQIETGLKHGRDSTAPSDVRPKSAATTSTVQKTQQSPPVAPQRVSTPTAVKPAANISPANPFGTESDKPGKPPISGHKIPPRKEQSNASRTASLESVLEQMANRNNPANKPGENKTSSRIRSKAEQELFDSLKSSR from the coding sequence ATGATGCTGTTAATAGATTTTATCATTAATATTAGTGTGGCAGTGCTGTTACTCGCGGTTATAGTTTATTGTAAAAAGCTCAGCCGTAATATTCGTGTGTTGCAAGACAGCAAAAGCGATATGGCGAAGCTATTTGCCCAGTTTGATGAATCGATCGAAGCCGCGCAAAAAAGCGTCAGCGAATTAAAAGATGCAACCAAGACAAGCGAAGAGTCGCTGCAAAAAAAGCTGGATACTGCCAATGGTATTGCCGATGATCTTGCATTTATGATTGAGCGAGGCAACAAAACTGCCGACCAGATAGAAACCGGACTCAAGCACGGGCGTGACAGCACCGCACCGTCAGATGTAAGACCAAAGTCTGCCGCTACAACAAGCACTGTGCAAAAAACCCAGCAATCTCCTCCGGTGGCACCGCAGCGCGTTTCTACACCAACGGCTGTTAAACCTGCCGCTAATATATCGCCCGCTAATCCTTTTGGAACCGAGAGTGACAAACCCGGCAAACCACCTATCAGTGGCCATAAAATTCCACCGCGCAAAGAACAAAGCAACGCATCGCGCACGGCTTCACTGGAATCGGTATTGGAACAAATGGCAAATCGTAATAACCCGGCTAACAAGCCCGGCGAAAACAAAACAAGCAGCCGTATTCGTTCTAAAGCAGAGCAAGAACTTTTTGATTCACTAAAGTCGAGTCGCTAA
- the fliM gene encoding flagellar motor switch protein FliM, whose translation MADEEKNKSDSEAEGEDWNEVLGEEDDDSDRRVLNQDEIDSLLGFDFDDDADNKNAGIHAILDKALMAYEKLPMLEVVFDRLVRMMATSLRNFMSDNVEVSIESMTSLRFGDYLDSIPLPALLTVFRAVEWENYGLVTVDSSQIYSTVDLLLGGRRTKRPIRIEGRPYTTIEQDIVKSMVDVVLADLSAAFDPICPATFKTDRLETNPRFATISRNANAALLVRLRVEMEDRGGNIDILLPHATLEPIRELLLQMFTGENFGQDIVWNSHFGKEVRHTDVDVNAVLHETRMTLGEVMHFKVGSTVILNCKPDDDVALKCGSVKLTSGSLGRIEDRVAIKLSKPVSQSAKESLS comes from the coding sequence ATGGCAGATGAAGAAAAAAATAAATCCGACAGCGAAGCAGAAGGTGAAGACTGGAACGAGGTGCTGGGAGAAGAAGACGATGATAGTGATCGTCGCGTCTTAAATCAGGACGAAATCGACAGCCTTCTAGGGTTCGATTTTGACGATGATGCCGACAATAAAAATGCTGGTATTCACGCCATTCTCGACAAAGCCCTCATGGCTTACGAAAAATTGCCCATGCTCGAAGTGGTGTTTGACCGCTTAGTGCGCATGATGGCAACTTCGCTGCGTAACTTTATGTCCGATAACGTGGAAGTCAGCATCGAATCAATGACGTCCTTACGCTTTGGCGATTATCTGGACTCTATTCCCCTTCCCGCACTACTCACTGTATTCCGCGCCGTAGAATGGGAAAATTATGGTTTGGTAACCGTTGATTCATCGCAAATTTACTCAACTGTCGATTTGCTGCTGGGGGGACGCCGTACCAAGCGCCCCATTCGCATAGAAGGCCGCCCTTACACTACTATCGAACAAGATATTGTGAAAAGCATGGTAGATGTAGTGCTGGCAGACTTGTCTGCCGCCTTCGATCCCATTTGTCCTGCTACCTTTAAAACCGACCGTTTAGAAACCAATCCTCGCTTTGCCACCATTAGTCGCAATGCCAACGCCGCCTTACTCGTGCGCCTGCGCGTAGAGATGGAAGATCGCGGCGGCAATATCGATATACTCTTGCCACACGCCACTTTAGAACCTATACGCGAGTTATTGCTACAAATGTTCACCGGCGAAAACTTTGGTCAGGATATCGTGTGGAACTCGCATTTTGGTAAAGAAGTACGCCATACCGATGTGGATGTGAATGCTGTATTGCATGAAACCCGCATGACGCTAGGTGAAGTGATGCATTTTAAAGTGGGCAGTACGGTTATTTTAAACTGCAAACCCGATGATGATGTCGCCCTTAAATGCGGCTCCGTCAAACTTACTTCCGGCAGCTTAGGACGTATAGAGGATCGAGTGGCCATAAAACTCAGCAAACCCGTCAGCCAAAGCGCTAAGGAGTCGTTGTCATGA
- a CDS encoding flagellar basal body-associated FliL family protein, with protein sequence MAEDIEQGDTEAEAVDGEAEGEGEAGSRSGKKMGIIIILAVLLIGGGAGAAWYFGLLDSFLGGAEETGEAADTEESDTEVTLDEEGNPIIAHATYFAMPEFLINLSSNTSQTSFIKMRISLKLPSEKDQEVVVQRLPELQNEFNTYLRDLRASDLAGSAGMYRLQEELLARANRILSPAAQVDKILFTEILIQ encoded by the coding sequence ATGGCAGAAGATATAGAACAGGGCGACACCGAAGCCGAAGCCGTGGACGGCGAAGCAGAAGGTGAAGGCGAAGCCGGTTCGCGTAGCGGAAAAAAGATGGGCATCATTATCATATTGGCTGTTTTGCTGATTGGTGGCGGTGCAGGCGCCGCATGGTATTTCGGGCTGCTAGACTCTTTTCTGGGCGGAGCAGAAGAAACCGGAGAAGCCGCTGATACTGAAGAAAGCGATACAGAAGTAACCCTTGATGAAGAAGGCAACCCCATCATTGCGCATGCCACCTATTTTGCCATGCCGGAATTTCTTATCAACTTAAGCAGTAACACCAGCCAGACCAGCTTCATTAAAATGCGAATCAGCCTCAAGCTGCCCTCTGAAAAAGATCAGGAAGTGGTGGTGCAGCGGCTACCAGAGCTACAAAATGAATTTAATACCTATCTGCGTGATTTGCGTGCCAGCGATCTGGCAGGCTCTGCGGGTATGTATCGCTTACAAGAAGAGCTGCTGGCGCGTGCAAACCGAATTTTATCTCCTGCTGCGCAAGTAGATAAAATTCTGTTCACTGAAATTCTTATTCAATAG
- the flgF gene encoding flagellar basal-body rod protein FlgF has translation MDNGIYIALSRQMGLFREMNATANNIANSDTAGYNAEKIMFEDYLVKGGSGPKHAYVHDVASYRDTSEGPMKMTGNPMDMAISGPAYFMVDTPLGVRYTRAGNFQIDLDGNMVTKEGYTVLDDGGAPIVFLPEDGEVSIGEAGNISVNGEARGNIAMMEFDNPQMLERLNATMFKSDAPGRPATESRMLHGMIEGSNVQPVMELTRMMTVTRSVSSTAKLIEAQYELQRKTSNTWARNE, from the coding sequence ATGGATAACGGGATTTATATAGCACTGTCGCGCCAAATGGGACTGTTCCGCGAGATGAACGCGACAGCCAATAATATCGCCAATTCTGACACTGCTGGCTACAACGCCGAAAAAATCATGTTTGAGGATTATTTGGTCAAAGGCGGCAGTGGCCCTAAGCATGCCTATGTACATGACGTTGCTTCTTACCGCGACACTTCCGAAGGCCCCATGAAAATGACAGGAAATCCTATGGATATGGCCATTAGCGGCCCTGCGTATTTCATGGTCGATACCCCATTAGGTGTGCGCTACACCCGCGCAGGTAATTTTCAGATTGATCTGGATGGCAATATGGTCACCAAAGAAGGATATACCGTATTAGATGACGGCGGCGCTCCCATAGTGTTTTTGCCCGAGGATGGTGAAGTAAGCATAGGCGAGGCGGGCAATATTTCTGTCAATGGCGAGGCTCGCGGCAATATTGCCATGATGGAATTTGATAACCCGCAAATGCTGGAACGGTTGAATGCCACCATGTTTAAGTCCGATGCACCGGGTCGCCCTGCCACCGAATCACGGATGCTTCATGGCATGATTGAAGGTTCTAATGTGCAACCGGTAATGGAATTAACGCGCATGATGACGGTGACACGCAGTGTTTCCAGCACAGCCAAGCTGATTGAAGCACAATATGAATTACAACGTAAAACGTCCAATACCTGGGCGCGTAACGAATAA
- the flgG gene encoding flagellar basal-body rod protein FlgG, which produces MRSMNIAATGMQAQQTQVDTISHNLANMSTTGYKRHRTEFQDLMYQDLRRVGTNSSDTGTIVPTGVQIGLGVKVAAVSRAHEQGTMQNTSNPLDVAVQGRGFFRIELPTGEFAYTRDGQFQLSPEGEIVTKDGYIVAPNIVVPDEAISISVSKEGQVQAVLDGQIAPVDLGQFDLATFINPAGLDAIGDNMYLATEASGDEIIGLAGQEGFGSLLQGFLESSNVNPISEVTNMIVAQRAYEMNSKVISASDEMLQNLNQSA; this is translated from the coding sequence ATGCGTTCAATGAATATTGCAGCAACGGGCATGCAAGCCCAGCAGACTCAGGTAGATACTATCTCGCATAACCTTGCGAACATGTCTACCACTGGCTATAAACGCCATCGCACCGAGTTTCAGGATCTGATGTATCAGGATTTACGTCGCGTTGGTACGAACTCATCTGATACCGGAACAATTGTGCCAACAGGGGTGCAGATTGGTTTAGGTGTAAAGGTGGCTGCAGTGTCGCGGGCGCATGAACAAGGCACCATGCAAAACACCAGCAATCCTTTGGATGTGGCGGTGCAAGGGCGAGGATTTTTTCGTATTGAGTTGCCAACCGGCGAATTTGCTTATACCCGCGATGGCCAGTTCCAGCTTAGCCCCGAAGGCGAAATTGTGACGAAAGATGGCTATATCGTAGCGCCAAATATTGTAGTGCCCGACGAGGCGATAAGCATCAGCGTAAGCAAAGAAGGGCAAGTGCAGGCGGTACTGGATGGACAGATTGCACCCGTGGATCTGGGGCAGTTTGACCTTGCAACCTTCATCAACCCCGCTGGTTTAGACGCTATTGGCGATAACATGTATCTGGCCACAGAAGCCTCCGGTGATGAAATTATCGGCCTTGCAGGACAAGAGGGCTTTGGCTCTTTGCTACAAGGGTTTTTGGAATCGTCGAACGTAAATCCAATTTCGGAAGTAACCAATATGATTGTGGCACAGCGTGCCTATGAGATGAATTCCAAGGTGATCAGCGCATCGGATGAGATGCTGCAAAACCTTAACCAAAGTGCATAA
- the flgA gene encoding flagellar basal body P-ring formation chaperone FlgA, with protein MIWAKPQKKRFFQRPRMAMMTIYTIGLCMLSLAAFAQTAPIAADYRITLAEAEQQIAQELMRSGHGDDIQANVIGRRSQDLVRRNHPVVMEVVDVQTQNNNRFSATLLFTTEADLNRPAQKLGNIVLSGRFDEMVDVPVVKFRLSSADIIREQDMEWLKLPQNRIKRETITEMAQLIGKSPVRGLSPNRAIESDEVQSPPLVTRRMPVRMRYNTENISIQAVGTAMQDGAMGERIKVRNDDSGVEVDATVVDRGHVEVLPALAFNNG; from the coding sequence ATGATTTGGGCTAAACCACAGAAAAAGCGCTTCTTTCAGCGTCCACGCATGGCGATGATGACTATATACACCATTGGGCTGTGTATGTTGTCGCTGGCGGCGTTCGCGCAAACGGCACCGATTGCGGCAGATTATCGTATTACTCTGGCCGAAGCTGAGCAGCAAATCGCACAAGAGCTTATGCGCAGTGGCCACGGAGATGACATACAGGCCAATGTGATAGGTCGCCGCAGTCAGGACTTGGTGCGTCGCAATCATCCGGTGGTGATGGAGGTGGTAGATGTGCAAACGCAAAACAACAACCGTTTTTCAGCCACATTACTATTCACTACTGAAGCAGATTTGAACCGCCCTGCACAAAAACTCGGCAATATTGTCCTGTCTGGCCGTTTTGATGAAATGGTGGATGTGCCAGTAGTGAAGTTTCGCTTGAGTTCGGCAGATATTATTCGTGAGCAGGATATGGAATGGTTGAAATTGCCGCAAAATCGGATTAAGCGCGAAACTATCACCGAGATGGCACAGCTTATTGGTAAATCTCCGGTTCGTGGATTGTCGCCAAACCGCGCTATTGAAAGCGATGAGGTGCAAAGCCCGCCGCTGGTAACGCGCCGTATGCCGGTGCGTATGCGCTATAATACCGAGAATATTTCAATTCAGGCCGTTGGCACCGCCATGCAGGATGGTGCCATGGGCGAGCGCATTAAAGTTCGTAACGACGACAGCGGCGTTGAAGTAGATGCAACGGTGGTAGATCGTGGCCACGTTGAAGTGTTGCCCGCGCTGGCATTTAATAATGGATAA
- a CDS encoding flagellar basal body L-ring protein FlgH codes for MIQQLHTAFTRIGLGRALLITVPMLGLSACADKLDRLSHVGEEAPLTALYNPGTQPGSKPLTWPLPREETPPLHYANSLWQQGSNTFFRDQRASRVGDILKVVMNLKDKGKLENSTDRTRTGNENLGVAALFGLEKIIPGQGGPSGTLSLNSNSTTQGDGQIERKEEIQTQFAATVTQVLANGNLVIDGRQEIRINDEVRAISVQGVVRPEDIGSSNTIDYSLIAEARISYGGRGFISDAQRPRYGQEVVDVISPF; via the coding sequence ATGATACAGCAATTACACACCGCCTTTACGCGCATTGGGCTTGGACGCGCATTATTGATAACCGTTCCGATGCTGGGGCTTTCGGCCTGTGCAGATAAGCTGGATCGCTTGTCGCATGTGGGCGAAGAAGCGCCGCTTACTGCATTGTATAACCCGGGCACCCAGCCCGGTTCTAAGCCATTGACATGGCCATTGCCCCGCGAGGAAACACCGCCACTGCATTATGCAAACTCGTTATGGCAGCAAGGATCGAACACATTTTTCCGCGATCAACGTGCCTCGCGGGTGGGGGATATCTTGAAGGTAGTGATGAACCTTAAAGATAAAGGAAAACTCGAAAACAGTACCGACCGTACCCGCACTGGCAACGAAAATTTGGGCGTGGCAGCACTATTTGGGTTAGAAAAAATTATTCCCGGCCAGGGTGGGCCATCAGGCACACTGAGCCTCAACAGCAATTCCACCACGCAGGGTGACGGCCAAATCGAACGTAAAGAAGAAATTCAGACCCAGTTTGCCGCCACTGTTACACAGGTATTGGCCAATGGCAATTTGGTGATTGATGGCAGACAGGAAATTCGTATTAACGATGAAGTGCGCGCCATATCGGTGCAGGGCGTGGTGCGTCCCGAAGATATAGGATCGAGCAACACCATAGATTACAGTCTTATTGCAGAGGCGCGTATATCTTATGGCGGGCGCGGATTTATCAGCGATGCGCAGCGTCCACGCTATGGACAAGAGGTGGTAGATGTAATTTCACCCTTCTAA
- the dksA gene encoding RNA polymerase-binding protein DksA has protein sequence MNTAAATKLPEGYRPSEDEEYMNEQQLEYFRQKLQDWKKELLDESRETMEHLREENWREPDIADRASLETEAELELKTRNRYFKLINKIDQALRRISEGEYGYCEETGEPIGVRRLEARPVATMCIEAQERHEKMEKQHNDDD, from the coding sequence ATGAACACTGCAGCAGCCACAAAACTTCCCGAAGGCTACCGCCCCTCTGAAGATGAAGAATACATGAATGAACAGCAGCTGGAATATTTTCGCCAGAAGCTACAGGATTGGAAAAAAGAATTACTCGATGAGTCCCGCGAAACTATGGAACATCTGCGCGAAGAAAACTGGCGCGAGCCAGACATTGCCGACCGTGCATCGCTGGAAACCGAAGCAGAGCTTGAGCTCAAAACACGCAACCGCTATTTCAAACTGATCAATAAGATCGATCAAGCCTTGCGCCGTATATCCGAAGGCGAATATGGTTATTGCGAAGAAACCGGCGAACCTATTGGTGTGCGCCGTTTAGAAGCACGTCCGGTTGCCACCATGTGCATTGAAGCGCAAGAGCGCCACGAAAAAATGGAAAAGCAACATAACGACGACGATTGA
- a CDS encoding flagellar assembly protein FliX has product MPLGKFCHPPKVVEHLHNVVICINLIGCCRPERPILERTCKFMRINNTPPIKPTEKTGKKKSSSSSSDVDFTGFLGGADEASETQKSSGAHGVNNFLFMQEVSDEEVKRQKALHQGKTAIQALEQLHRDLLFGQIPEATLLKLEGIVAKKREVFTDPRLSALLDEIELRAAVELAKMRQNKSR; this is encoded by the coding sequence ATGCCACTAGGTAAATTTTGCCATCCGCCCAAGGTGGTAGAGCATTTGCATAACGTTGTAATTTGTATTAACCTCATAGGGTGTTGCCGCCCTGAGCGGCCTATTTTGGAAAGAACATGCAAATTTATGCGTATTAACAACACCCCACCGATCAAACCCACAGAAAAGACAGGGAAAAAGAAGTCTTCGTCTTCTTCGTCCGATGTGGATTTCACAGGTTTTCTGGGGGGCGCAGACGAGGCATCCGAAACACAAAAAAGCAGTGGTGCGCATGGCGTTAACAACTTTCTTTTTATGCAGGAAGTGTCCGATGAAGAAGTAAAACGTCAAAAGGCACTACATCAAGGTAAAACCGCCATTCAGGCGCTAGAGCAGCTGCACCGCGATTTACTATTTGGTCAGATTCCCGAAGCCACTTTGTTAAAGCTTGAAGGCATCGTGGCAAAAAAACGTGAAGTATTCACCGATCCACGCCTGAGTGCATTGCTAGACGAAATAGAACTGCGCGCCGCAGTAGAGCTCGCTAAAATGCGGCAGAATAAATCCCGCTAA
- a CDS encoding flagellar basal body P-ring protein FlgI, with protein sequence MLGQVLSIVASAQANAATRIKDIVAVEGVRDNMLVGYGLVVGLDGTGDKLRNSAFTEQSLVAFLERLGVNTRESQLKTKNVAAVTVTATLPPFSRQGSRIDVSVSAMGDAASLQGGTLLATPLYAADGQVYAVAQGAVAVGGFSAGGEASMVTKGVPTSAAIANGAIVEREIAFDINSLPQIDLALRNPDVTTATRIAATINNRMGNGVAILRDPATVRVKIPKQYEGNITMLLAQIEQLPVETDQIAKVVIDEATGTIVMGENVRVDTVAIAQGNLVVKVEETPQVSQPGAFAPPGAQTVVVPRTNVAVDEEASNQMVVLNRGATLNELVAGLNALGVGPRDLITILQTIKAAGALQADIETR encoded by the coding sequence ATGTTGGGGCAGGTGCTGTCGATCGTCGCTTCCGCGCAGGCAAACGCTGCCACGCGCATTAAAGACATCGTAGCGGTAGAGGGCGTACGTGATAACATGTTGGTAGGCTATGGTCTGGTAGTGGGCTTGGACGGCACCGGCGATAAGCTGCGTAACAGTGCATTTACCGAACAAAGCCTGGTGGCGTTTTTAGAGCGTCTGGGCGTGAACACCCGCGAATCGCAACTAAAAACCAAAAACGTTGCCGCCGTAACCGTTACCGCAACATTGCCGCCATTTTCCCGTCAGGGTAGCCGTATTGATGTGAGCGTAAGTGCCATGGGTGACGCGGCGAGCCTGCAAGGCGGAACATTGCTTGCAACCCCGCTTTATGCCGCAGATGGGCAAGTATATGCTGTGGCACAAGGCGCAGTAGCCGTGGGCGGATTTTCTGCGGGCGGTGAGGCGTCGATGGTCACAAAAGGCGTGCCAACCAGCGCTGCGATTGCCAATGGCGCGATTGTTGAGCGTGAAATTGCATTCGATATTAATTCGCTGCCACAGATTGATTTGGCATTGCGAAACCCCGATGTAACCACTGCAACCCGTATTGCAGCAACCATTAATAATCGTATGGGCAATGGCGTAGCTATTTTACGTGATCCCGCCACTGTGCGCGTGAAAATTCCCAAGCAGTATGAAGGCAATATAACTATGTTGCTGGCACAAATAGAGCAGTTGCCAGTAGAAACCGATCAGATTGCTAAAGTAGTTATTGATGAAGCCACCGGTACTATCGTTATGGGCGAGAATGTGCGTGTTGATACCGTGGCCATCGCACAAGGCAATCTGGTGGTAAAGGTAGAGGAAACGCCGCAGGTTTCGCAGCCGGGTGCATTTGCCCCTCCGGGTGCACAAACGGTGGTAGTGCCACGCACAAATGTAGCAGTGGATGAAGAAGCTTCTAATCAGATGGTGGTATTAAACCGAGGCGCAACCCTAAATGAATTGGTAGCTGGCCTGAATGCTTTAGGTGTTGGCCCCCGCGATCTGATTACGATTCTACAAACGATTAAAGCGGCTGGTGCTTTACAGGCCGACATAGAAACCCGATAG
- a CDS encoding rod-binding protein: protein MDNAQSLQMNNMLQSDAIQLRAKSMQLRGAPKATEAQIAAKAEEFEAVFLSQMLSHMFDGIETNELFGGGAGEDTYKSMLVEQYGSIIAKTGGVGVADHVKAEMLRLQEMQP, encoded by the coding sequence ATGGATAACGCACAGTCATTACAAATGAACAATATGCTCCAAAGCGACGCAATTCAGCTGCGTGCAAAATCAATGCAGCTGCGTGGCGCACCAAAAGCAACTGAGGCGCAGATTGCCGCCAAGGCAGAGGAGTTCGAGGCTGTGTTTCTAAGCCAGATGTTATCGCATATGTTCGATGGCATAGAAACCAATGAATTGTTTGGCGGTGGTGCAGGTGAAGACACCTATAAATCTATGTTGGTAGAGCAATATGGCAGCATCATTGCCAAAACCGGCGGTGTAGGAGTTGCCGATCATGTAAAAGCAGAAATGTTGCGACTGCAGGAAATGCAGCCATAA